A stretch of Camelina sativa cultivar DH55 chromosome 18, Cs, whole genome shotgun sequence DNA encodes these proteins:
- the LOC104760324 gene encoding CBL-interacting serine/threonine-protein kinase 19 — MADLLRKVKSMKKKQDQSSQQAMILGKYEMGRLLGHGTFAKVYLARNAQTGESVAIKVIDKEKVLKSGLIAHIKREISILRRVRHPNIVQLFEVMATKSKIYFVMEYVRGGELFNKVAKGRLKEDIARKYFQQLISAVSFCHFRGVYHRDLKPENLLLDENGNLKVSDFGLSAVSDQIRQDGLFHTFCGTPAYVAPEVLARKGYDGAKVDIWSCGVILFVLMAGFLPFHDRNVMAMYKKIYRGDFRCPRWFPVEINRLLIRMLETKPDRRFTMPEIMETSWFKKGFKHIKFYVEDDHKLCNVDDDDDIESIESVSGRSSTVSEPEDLESFDGRRRGVSMPRPASLNAFDIISFSPGFDLSGLFEDDGEGSRFVSGAPVATIISKLEEIAKIVSFTVRKKDCKVSLEGSREGSTKGPLSIAAEIFELTPALVVVEVKKKGGDKMEYDEFCNKELKPKLQNLSSENGESVSCSRSLPDFLLSDTE; from the coding sequence ATGGCGGATTTGCTTAGAAAAGTGAaatcgatgaagaagaaacaggaTCAGAGCAGTCAACAAGCTATGATCCTTGGCAAATACGAAATGGGTAGGCTTCTTGGCCATGGAACCTTCGCTAAAGTTTACCTCGCAAGAAACGCTCAAACTGGAGAAAGCGTAGCGATCAAGGTAATCGACAAAGAGAAAGTTCTCAAATCCGGTTTAATCGCTCACATCAAACGCGAGATCTCGATCTTGCGTCGTGTTCGTCATCCAAACATCGTTCAGCTATTCGAAGTCATGGCGACCAAATCCAAGATCTATTTCGTAATGGAGTACGTCAGAGGAGGTGAATTGTTCAACAAGGTAGCTAAAGGAAGGTTAAAAGAAGACATCGCACGTAAATATTTCCAGCAGTTGatctcagccgtatcgttttgTCACTTCCGTGGTGTTTATCATCGAGATTTGAAACCGGAGAATCTTCTTTTAGACGAAAACGGAAACCTAAAAGTCTCTGATTTTGGTCTTAGTGCTGTTTCTGACCAGATTCGTCAAGACGGGCTTTTCCATACGTTTTGTGGTACGCCTGCTTACGTGGCACCGGAGGTTCTTGCTCGGAAAGGCTACGACGGAGCTAAAGTTGATATTTGGTCTTGTGGAGTGATCTTGTTTGTGTTGATGGCAGGGTTTCTCCCTTTCCATGATCGGAATGTTATGGCTATGTATAAGAAGATTTATAGAGGAGACTTTAGGTGTCCGAGATGGTTTCCGGTTGAGATTAACCGGTTATTGATTCGAATGTTGGAGACTAAACCGGATAGACGGTTTACAATGCCGGAGATTATGGAGACTAGTTGGTTCAAGAAAGGTTTTAAGCATATTAAGTTTTATGTTGAAGATGATCATAAGCTTTgtaatgttgatgatgatgatgatattgaaTCGATTGAATCGGTTTCGGGGAGGTCTTCTACGGTTTCTGAACCGGAAGACTTGGAGTCTTTTGATGGGAGGAGGAGAGGGGTTTCAATGCCTAGACCGGCTAGTTTGAATGCTTTTGATATCATTTCGTTTTCTCCCGGTTTTGATCTTTCCGGTTTgtttgaagatgatggtgaaggcTCTAGGTTTGTCTCTGGAGCTCCTGTGGCTACGATCATATCGAAGTTGGAGGAAATTGCCAAGATTGTGAGTTTTACGGTAAGAAAGAAGGATTGTAAAGTGAGTCTTGAAGGTTCAAGAGAAGGAAGTACGAAAGGTCCATTGTCAATTGCTGCTGAGATATTTGAATTGACTCcagctttggttgttgttgaagTTAAGAAGAAAGGAGGAGACAAAATGGAgtatgatgagttttgtaaTAAGGAACTCAAACCGAAATTGCAGAATTTATCTTCGGAAAATGGCGAATCGGTTTCTTGTTCGCGTTCTTTGCCAGATTTTTTACTTTCTGATACTGAGTAG
- the LOC104760323 gene encoding CBL-interacting serine/threonine-protein kinase 20-like: MDKNGIILMRKYELGRLLGQGTFAKVYHARNMKTGQSVAIKVIDKHKIVKVGLIDQIKREISVMRLVRHPNVVFLHEVMASKTKIYFAMEYVKGGELFDKVSKGKLKEDIARKYFQQLIGAIDYCHSRGVYHRDLKPENLLLDEHGDLKISDFGLSALRESKQQDGLLHTTCGTPAYVAPEVIGMKGYDGAKADVWSCGVVLYVLLAGFLPFHEQNLVEMYRKITKGEFKCPNWFPPEVKKLLSRILDPNPNSRIKIDKIMENSWFQKGFKKIEAPKSPDSHQIDSLISDVHAAFSVQPMCYNAFDLISSLSQGFDLSGLFEKEGRSESKFTTKKEAKEIVSKFEEIATSSERFNLTKSNVGVKMEDKKEGRKGQLAIDVEIFEVTKSFHMVEFKKSGGDTMEYNEFCDRELKPSLKDIVWKWQGNNNNNYTNSITNEQIV, encoded by the coding sequence ATGGATAAAAACGGTATCATCTTGATGCGAAAATATGAATTAGGCCGTCTTCTAGGTCAAGGTACATTCGCAAAGGTGTACCACGCACGCAACATGAAAACAGGACAAAGCGTAGCGATCAAGGTCATCGACAAACATAAAATTGTGAAAGTTGGATTAATCGATCAAATCAAACGAGAAATCTCAGTGATGCGTCTCGTTCGTCACCCAAACGTTGTCTTCCTCCACGAAGTCATGGCGAgcaaaacgaagatatatttcGCTATGGAATATGTTAAAGGAGGTGAGCTTTTCGATAAAGTCTCTAAAGGAAAGCTTAAAGAAGACATTGCTCGAAAATATTTCCAGCAATTGATAGGAGCAATAGACTATTGCCATAGCCGCGGAGTTTACCACCGTGATCTCAAACCAGAGAATCTTCTTTTAGACGAACATGGCGATTTGAAAATATCCGATTTCGGGCTTAGCGCGTTGAGAGAGTCGAAGCAACAAGATGGCTTGCTTCACACGACATGTGGAACACCTGCTTACGTGGCACCTGAAGTGATCGGCATGAAAGGTTATGATGGAGCTAAAGCTGATGTTTGGTCTTGTGGTGTTGTGTTGTATGTGTTATTAGCTGGATTTCTTCCGTTTCACGAGCAAAATCTTGTGGAAATGTACCGGAAAATCACAAAAGGGGAATTCAAATGTCCGAATTGGTTTCCTCCCGAGGTAAAGAAGTTGTTGTCTCGGATTCTTGATCCTAACCCtaattcaagaatcaagatcgACAAAATCATGGAGAATTCTTGGTTTCAAAAGGGTTTCAAAAAGATCGAAGCGCCTAAATCTCCTGATAGTCATCAGATCGACTCGCTGATCAGCGATGTCCATGCAGCGTTCTCGGTACAACCGATGTGTTACAACGCATTTGACCTAATCTCTTCGTTGTCTCAAGGATTTGATCTCTCGGGTTTGTTTGAGAAAGAAGGGAGATCAGAGTCAAAGTttacaacaaagaaagaagcaaaagaaatagTGTCAAAATTCGAGGAGATAGCAACAAGTAGTGAGAGATTCAATTTGACGAAGAGCAATGTAGGAGTGAAGATGGAAGATAAGAAAGAAGGCAGAAAAGGACAACTTGCGATTGATGTTGAGATATTTGAAGTGACAAAGAGTTTTCATATGGTTGAGTTTAAGAAAAGTGGAGGTGATACAATGGAGTATAATGAGTTTTGTGATCGTGAGCTTAAGCCTTCTTTGAAAGATATTGTTTGGAAATGGCAagggaacaacaacaacaactacaccAATAGCATTACCAATGAGCAGATTGTTTGA